A single genomic interval of Hippoglossus stenolepis isolate QCI-W04-F060 chromosome 24, HSTE1.2, whole genome shotgun sequence harbors:
- the orc4 gene encoding origin recognition complex subunit 4, translated as MSKRKVQDAHLPVGECITEVQTILRERLCHQRLPDKPEGVQAQHRHLLELLKRTAIHGESNSVLIVGPRGAGKTMLLRCVLRDLLEDKEAQKSLLQVHLNGLLQTDDRIALKEITRQLHLENVVGDKVFGSFAENLGFLLEALKKGDRSSSRPVLFILDEFDLFAHHKNQTLLYNLLDVSQSAQAPISVVGVTCRLDVLELLEKRVKSRFSHRQIHLLSSATFAQYVERVQTQLSVPDDFPDTKFAQEWNDSIKVLCGDKSVEEVLQRHYNSSRDFRSMHMLLMLCLSRVSVAKPAIKPADLLEASRLCFADAKANMLHGLSILELCLIIAMKHLNDVYEGEPFNLQMIHNEFKKFLQRKSNSMYNFEQPVIMKAFEHLQQLELIRPVDGSAAKTQREYQLMRLMLDHSQIMDALQKYPQCPTDVKQWAMSAFG; from the exons ATGAGTAAGAGGAAGGTGCAAGATGCTCATCTGCCAGTGGGAGAATGCATCACAGAG GTTCAGACGATTTTAAGGGAGCGGCTTTGCCATCAGCGGCTCCCTGACAAGCCGGAGGGAGTACAAGCTCAACACAG GCAcctcctggagctgctgaagcGCACGGCCATCCACGGGGAGAGTAACTCGGTGCTAATCGTCGGCCCCAGGGGAGCAGGAAAAACTATG ctgctcaggtgtgtgttgagagACCTGCTGGAGGACAAAGAAGCACAGAAGAGCCTGCTACAGGTTCATCTCAACG GTCTCCTGCAGACCGACGACAGAATAGCACTTAAGGAAATAACACGACAGCTCCACCTAGAAAACGTCGTCGGAGACAAAGTGTTT GGGAGTTTTGCAGAAAATCTGGGTTTCCTGCTGGAGGCACTAAAGAAAG GTGatcgcagcagcagccgcccgGTGCTCTTCATCCTGGATGAGTTTGACTTGTTCGCCCACCACAAGAACCAGACCCTACTCTACAACCTGCTTGACGTTTCCCAGTCCGCCCAGGCGCCCATCTCCGTGGTCGGCGTCACCTGCAGACTG GAtgtcctggagctgctggagaagcGGGTGAAGTCGCGGTTTTCCCACCGTCAGATCCACCTGCTGAGCAGCGCCACGTTCGCTCAGTACGTGGAGCGGGTCCAGACCCAGCTCAGCGTGCCGGATGATTTCCCCGACACGAAGTTCGCTCAGGAGTGGAACGACAGTATCAAG GTTTTGTGTGGGGACAAATCAGTCGAGGAGGTTTTACAGAGACACTACAACTCCAGCAGAGACTTCCGTTCAATGCACATGCTGCTG ATGTTGTGTCTGAGTCGCGTCTCCGTTGCCAAACCTGCCATCAAACCTGCCGACCTCCTGGAGGCCAGCAGGCTGTGTTTCGCCGACGCCAAGGCGAATATGCTCCATG GTCTGTCCATCTTGGAGCTGTGCCTCATCATCGCCATGAAGCACCTGAACGACGTCTACGAAGGAGAGCCGTTCAACCTGCAGATGATTCACAACG AGTTTAAGAAGTTCCTGCAGAGGAAGTCAAACTCCATGTACAACTTCGAGCAGCCGGTCATCATGAAG GCCTTCgagcacctgcagcagctggagttgATCCGACCGGTCGACGGCTCCGCGGCCAAAACCCAGAGGGAATACCAGCTGATGAGACTCATGCTGGACCACAGTCAGATCATGGACGCTCTGCAGAAGTACCCACAATGCCCCACCGACGTCAAGCAGTGGGCCATGTCGGCGTTCGGTTAG